A region of the Apium graveolens cultivar Ventura chromosome 6, ASM990537v1, whole genome shotgun sequence genome:
ttgtgaATTTTGTATGGTAGAACTGCtgtttagttacttgctgagttttatactcatatgttttgttttattctaaccatggcagttaagcaataagatggttaggcttaggcacactgctcgtaagagcgtaccttGTGGTCCCTATCGTGctgagggcttccggttgccagagcaggtagtaaagtttttgagtgagcaagcgcttagccggAGAGTTGTAAAAATACAATGGGATATCTGTCGGTTCCAAACCGGGATCGACTATGTAcatttgattttattttggggttgtaagttatattttatggttggtagttgtaatcttgtcttatactttatcctgtttgatcctatTAGTAGCTAATCGTGGTTTATGCgtatttaattagtagattaaaggtgtgtgatTCCTTATTTACTAatcccgagattgagggcgtcacacttcattttttttaataagtttctagtttatttggattttatttattttctcgTGAGAGTTTGGTTTTTATTTAGGGTATTTTTGTTGTTTATCATTTCCGAGGTTACAGATCTCCGATTTATGATAATACATTTATGATTTATTGCTCAAAATAACAGTCGGGAATTACAACATGTACATATATTAGTCACAGAAAAAATGATTTAACAATAATACTATTATGCGATTATtcaattttgaaaatataaaaatgtCATATGagtttttattattaaattattttcatttttttcagaAAAAACACTCAGCATATAAGATTTCTTGCCGTTGCCGGTATAAATTTTCCATTTCGAACATTTTAATCATTTTCTGTCTTCACGTATTTTCAACTTTTTAGCTCGGCCGTGGACTTGGTTGAGCCAATTAGAACACACGTAGTTAATTTCATCAAAGATTTATGAACAGACAGTGGAAACACAGGAAGAAGCCAAAATCACAAGAAACAGAGTTCTTAAAATAGCTGGCCGAATGGCTTTGATTTCCAATATTCAGCTAGTTCAACATTGTGCCTTTTTGTTCATCGAAAAAATTGCAGGGCTAATCATTTATATATTCATGTACAAATGTTTTAACCGAAAATAGAAATGTCAACTATGTTATCATGATTAGAGGGGATGGCATATATACTGAAAATTGAATCTACAACCTCTTGTAGATTACTACAAAGCAAAATAATTTGTTAGGTACAAGAGGAGCCAAAGAGGCGCTTGATCAAACTTGACCTGTTTACAGGGCTTCTGTGAATTCTAGCAACTTGTTGTTGTGTTGGCTTCCTAACATTTCTCGGATAAATGCATGTCAGAGTCACCTTCTTCTCTGAAACGCTCACCTCAATGGACACTGTCTCGCCTATGATACCAAGTTAGAATGCAATAACAGCATTGTAAAATTTGGAACTAATGGAAGATATTAAACCAAGCATATACACCCAGATAGAAGGTTTCTCTTGGTAAAAGCAAAATGTATGTGTAATATACTGGAAAGTTTCGAATTATCTTGAATTTGCAACTAGTGGGATAATGTGGGTAAAATTGCATAATAACTTACATTACTTTTCTACTTCAGAGCATTAAGCACTAAAAAGCCATTATAAGTTACATAATTGCTGGTGAGTGGCCCAAATTGTGGGGTGCTCCAaattgtttttgttttattacgCGGCTCTTTATCTAGACGAATCCAATATTATACTGTTACCCCTATATCTGACTGCATCCATTGTTCATGACCCATACGTGCTAGAGTTTTGAAAACAACCGATGTCTAAAGCATTTTTTCTCCTAGTGAAAACAGACTTGAGTTTGTTATTTAAAAGCTAAGAATCAAAAAATAAGCAAAAGTCTAGATCAAGGCAACAAGCTTTTTGTGTGCATCTAGGTTCTTCTGGTCATATATTTTCTTTTCATCAGTGCAGAGAATTTGAAGCACATGACCAGAAAATACAACTCACCATTCATCCGAGACATTATGGTGGCAACCTTTTCTTGGCACCCTTTGCATCCGAAATCCGCGAAAAGAACAATTTCCTGCACCTATTCTCTCACGCATGCAAATTCATAAATCCTCCAGACAACGCAAACAACAACAGAAAAAACAAATAATCTAACAGGTACTTCATAGACAGACTTACGAGAGGTAAAGTCAAGGATTCAACAGAAGCGAGAGTGATCCGAGGAACCAGACCGTTCTTCTTATCTTCTACGCCAATCTTAGCATTCTCTGAATTCCCATCTTCATCCAGAACTGCCATGCTCTGTCCTCTGAGTGCCGGCACAAAAACTTATCTTTCATATAAATAGGACACCTCTCAACTTATGTGACAAGCTTAGCCCTTGTGTCACCCGTGCAAGGAAAATGAAAAGGATGTACAAACAGAAAAGCAGCAAAGAAAGAGCAATCTCAACTCTCTTCAAGACACAGAGTAAAAATTTGTTGAGATGGGACAATATTTATATCTTGATAAAATTGGAAAGGGTCGTAAATTAACAAAGTTGCTTCATTCTCATAGACAGAGAGAGCAGCCCTCTGTATTCCCCACCTACTCTTGTTTAAGACTTTTCTTTGCACTGAAACATATACTAATCTGGTTGCTTAGTGGACCAAACTTCTATTTCTCTAGCTCTAAACTGTCAGATCCTTTGTTACATGTCGTTATAAGTATGATGAAATATAGGTAACAAGCAAGACAAAAGGCTTATCTCTGTGGCTACCTAACATATATAA
Encoded here:
- the LOC141667887 gene encoding uncharacterized protein LOC141667887 encodes the protein MAVLDEDGNSENAKIGVEDKKNGLVPRITLASVESLTLPLVQEIVLFADFGCKGCQEKVATIMSRMNGETVSIEVSVSEKKVTLTCIYPRNVRKPTQQQVARIHRSPVNRSSLIKRLFGSSCT